One window from the genome of Streptomyces sp. NBC_01476 encodes:
- a CDS encoding histone-like nucleoid-structuring protein Lsr2, with product MAQKVQVLLVDDLDGGEADETVTFALDGVTYEIDLTTENADKLRGLLNPYTDSGRRTGGRAGRGRTKAPRGGGASGPDTAKIRAWAKEKGYEVNDRGRVPATIREAYEKAHG from the coding sequence GTGGCACAGAAGGTTCAGGTCCTTCTTGTTGACGACCTCGACGGCGGCGAGGCGGACGAGACCGTGACGTTCGCTCTTGACGGTGTGACGTACGAGATCGACCTCACCACGGAAAATGCCGACAAGCTCCGCGGGCTGCTCAACCCGTACACGGACAGTGGCCGGCGCACCGGCGGGCGGGCCGGCCGGGGCCGCACCAAGGCGCCGCGCGGCGGTGGCGCGTCCGGCCCCGACACCGCGAAGATCCGTGCGTGGGCCAAGGAGAAGGGCTACGAGGTCAATGACCGCGGCCGGGTCCCGGCGACCATCCGTGAGGCGTACGAGAAGGCCCACGGCTGA
- a CDS encoding M23 family metallopeptidase has translation MRKISTMKNRTPKSVTRGRVALVTGGLVAAIALGSTAAHAADAHSEGSLSGGATTSISSVVQKQAVDQKAAAVKADAAAAKAKADAVKTKAAKAAAEKRAAAKAAADRKARNASWVTPTTGYVLGAGYAQAGPHWAHTHSGQDFVVNSGTTVRAVHTGTVVTAGWGGAYGNNIVIKHADHTYSQYGHLSHIGVSVGQHVKTGQKIGLSGSTGNSTGPHLHFEIRTTPYYGSSVEPLHFLRTHGVNP, from the coding sequence ATGCGCAAGATCTCGACGATGAAGAACCGCACCCCGAAGTCCGTCACCCGTGGCCGGGTGGCCCTCGTGACCGGAGGACTGGTCGCGGCGATCGCGCTGGGCTCCACGGCGGCCCACGCGGCCGACGCGCACTCCGAGGGTTCCCTTTCCGGCGGAGCGACGACCAGCATCTCCTCCGTGGTGCAGAAGCAGGCGGTCGACCAGAAGGCCGCGGCCGTCAAGGCCGACGCCGCCGCCGCGAAGGCGAAGGCCGACGCGGTCAAGACGAAGGCCGCCAAGGCAGCCGCGGAGAAGCGGGCCGCCGCCAAGGCCGCCGCCGACCGCAAGGCGCGCAACGCCTCCTGGGTCACCCCGACCACCGGCTACGTGCTGGGCGCGGGCTACGCGCAGGCCGGGCCGCACTGGGCGCACACCCACTCCGGCCAGGACTTCGTGGTGAACAGCGGGACCACCGTACGGGCCGTCCACACCGGCACCGTCGTGACGGCCGGCTGGGGTGGCGCGTACGGCAACAACATCGTGATCAAGCACGCGGACCACACCTACTCGCAGTACGGCCACCTGTCGCACATAGGCGTCTCGGTCGGCCAGCACGTGAAGACCGGCCAGAAGATCGGCCTGTCCGGGTCGACCGGCAACTCGACCGGCCCGCACCTGCACTTCGAGATCCGCACCACGCCGTACTACGGCTCCTCCGTCGAGCCGCTGCACTTCCTGCGGACGCACGGCGTCAACCCGTAA
- a CDS encoding BlaI/MecI/CopY family transcriptional regulator: protein MVRPLGELEDVVMTRVWEWNRPVTVREVLEDLAQDRSIAYTTVMTVMDNLRQKGWLRRQAEGRAYRYEAVSTRAAYSAALMNEAWAASDNRAEALVHFFGMMTPEQREAVRDALRIIQSVDPSGTPEEEGR, encoded by the coding sequence GTGGTACGACCACTGGGAGAGCTCGAAGACGTCGTGATGACCCGAGTGTGGGAGTGGAACCGCCCGGTCACGGTTCGTGAGGTTCTGGAAGACCTGGCGCAGGACCGTTCCATCGCCTACACAACGGTGATGACGGTAATGGACAACCTGCGGCAGAAGGGCTGGCTGCGCCGCCAGGCGGAAGGCCGCGCATATCGCTATGAGGCGGTATCCACAAGAGCGGCATACTCCGCCGCACTGATGAACGAAGCCTGGGCGGCGAGCGACAACCGCGCCGAGGCGCTGGTCCACTTCTTCGGCATGATGACCCCGGAACAGCGGGAAGCGGTCCGGGACGCATTGCGCATCATCCAGTCCGTGGACCCCTCCGGCACGCCGGAGGAGGAAGGGCGATAG
- a CDS encoding SCO3374 family protein — translation MPGTAVAYGMGWYEHELRWPVAEGLPPGLVTGVRFDALDVPAEAGFAILGRFSRPDQLGPVALDGHRIRLLTAAGTAEELPGLLEWLEWGGIRLDLAALGAGQTMRAPAHPEWARREAAYDRSAPVWLRPPRPGFDVESTVPALRVTGQADGSGEPIGLPALVAALATACHRITLRTGRLDQPWAFSYASRMVAGTRPRSLTS, via the coding sequence TTGCCCGGCACGGCAGTTGCATACGGCATGGGCTGGTACGAGCACGAGCTGCGGTGGCCGGTGGCGGAGGGGCTGCCGCCGGGGCTGGTCACGGGGGTGCGGTTCGACGCGCTCGACGTCCCCGCCGAGGCCGGCTTCGCGATCCTGGGCCGGTTCTCCCGGCCGGACCAGCTGGGCCCGGTGGCGCTCGACGGCCACCGGATCCGGCTGCTGACCGCCGCCGGGACCGCGGAGGAGCTGCCGGGGCTCCTGGAGTGGCTGGAGTGGGGCGGCATCCGGCTGGATCTGGCCGCGCTGGGCGCGGGGCAGACGATGCGGGCGCCGGCGCACCCCGAGTGGGCCCGCCGGGAGGCCGCGTACGACCGGTCGGCACCGGTGTGGCTGCGGCCTCCCCGGCCGGGGTTCGATGTGGAATCCACCGTGCCCGCACTGCGGGTCACGGGCCAGGCCGATGGCTCGGGGGAACCCATCGGACTGCCGGCACTGGTCGCCGCCCTGGCGACGGCCTGCCATCGGATCACGCTGCGAACGGGCCGGCTCGATCAGCCGTGGGCCTTCTCGTACGCCTCACGGATGGTCGCCGGGACCCGGCCGCGGTCATTGACCTCGTAG
- the panC gene encoding pantoate--beta-alanine ligase, with amino-acid sequence MTDLVHHARDLAPASAVVMTMGALHEGHAALIRAARARAGGGLVTVTVFVNPLQFGPNEDLDRYPRTLDADVELAAAAGADLVFAPGTDEVYPGGQPQVRISAGPMGERYEGASRPGHFDGMLTVVAKMLHLTRPGAAFYGQKDAQQLALIRRMVTDLNFPVEIVAVPTVREPDGLALSSRNRYLTPGEREQALVLSRALFAGRDAAGEGPEAVRKAARDHLAEAPGIGLDYLALIDPSTFTEAASGHSGPAVLAVAAKVGSTRLIDNIPLDFAAREAVAPPESGAAA; translated from the coding sequence ATGACGGACCTGGTGCACCACGCCCGCGACCTCGCCCCGGCCTCCGCCGTGGTGATGACGATGGGCGCCCTCCACGAGGGCCACGCCGCGCTGATCCGGGCCGCCCGCGCCCGGGCCGGCGGCGGCCTGGTCACCGTGACCGTCTTCGTCAACCCGCTGCAGTTCGGTCCGAACGAGGACCTGGACCGCTACCCCCGCACCCTGGACGCCGACGTCGAACTCGCCGCGGCGGCCGGCGCCGACCTGGTCTTCGCCCCCGGCACCGACGAGGTCTACCCCGGCGGGCAGCCCCAGGTACGTATCTCGGCCGGCCCCATGGGTGAGCGGTACGAAGGCGCGTCCCGCCCCGGCCACTTCGACGGCATGCTCACCGTCGTCGCCAAGATGCTGCACCTGACCCGGCCCGGCGCCGCCTTCTACGGCCAGAAGGACGCCCAGCAGCTCGCGCTGATCCGCCGGATGGTCACCGACCTGAACTTCCCGGTCGAGATCGTCGCCGTACCGACCGTCCGCGAACCGGACGGCCTGGCCCTGTCCAGCCGGAACCGCTACCTCACGCCCGGAGAGCGCGAGCAGGCCCTGGTGCTGTCCCGGGCCCTGTTCGCCGGCCGGGACGCGGCCGGCGAAGGGCCGGAGGCGGTACGGAAAGCGGCGCGCGACCACCTCGCCGAGGCGCCGGGCATCGGCCTGGACTACCTCGCGCTCATCGACCCGAGCACCTTCACCGAGGCCGCCTCCGGCCACAGCGGCCCGGCGGTCCTCGCCGTCGCCGCGAAAGTCGGCAGCACCCGCCTGATCGACAACATCCCGCTCGATTTCGCTGCCCGGGAGGCCGTAGCGCCCCCGGAGTCCGGAGCCGCCGCATGA
- a CDS encoding ATP-dependent Clp protease ATP-binding subunit, which produces MFERFTDRARRVVVLAQEEARMLNHNYIGTEHILLGLIHEGEGVAAKALESLGISLEAVRQQVEEIIGQGQQAPSGHIPFTPRAKKVLELSLREALQLGHNYIGTEHILLGLIREGEGVAAQVLVKLGADLNRVRQQVIQLLSGYSTGKESATAGGPAEGTPSTSLVLDQFGRNLTQAARETKLDPVIGREKEIERVMQVLSRRTKNNPVLIGEPGVGKTAVVEGLAQAIVKGEVPETLKDKQLYTLDLGALVAGSRYRGDFEERLKKVLKEIRTRGDIILFIDELHTLVGAGAAEGAIDAASILKPMLARGELQTIGATTLDEYRKYLEKDAALERRFQPIQVAEPSLPHTIEILKGLRDRYEAHHRVSITDEALVQAATLADRYISDRFLPDKAIDLIDEAGSRMRIRRMTAPPDLREFDEKIAEVRREKESAIDSQDFEKAASLRDNEKQLLAAKTKREKEWKAGDMDVVAEVDGELIAEVLATATGIPVFKLTEEESSRLLRMEDELHKRVIGQRDAVKALSKAIRRTRAGLKDPKRPGGSFIFAGPSGVGKTELSKALAEFLFGDEDALISLDMSEFSEKHTVSRLFGSPPGYVGYEEGGQLTEKVRRKPFSVVLFDEVEKAHPDIFNSLLQILEDGRLTDSQGRVVDFKNTVIIMTTNLGTRDISKGFNLGFAAQGDTKSNYERMKAKVSDELKQHFRPEFLNRVDDVIVFPQLTQDDILQIVDLMIGRVDERLRDRDMGIELSTEAKVLLSQRGYDPVLGARPLRRTIQREIEDSLSEKILFGELRPGHIVVVDVEGEGEAAKFTFRGEEKVTVADTPPVETAGGPPNLSKEA; this is translated from the coding sequence ATGTTCGAGAGGTTCACCGACCGCGCGCGGCGGGTTGTCGTCCTGGCTCAGGAAGAAGCCCGGATGCTCAACCACAACTACATCGGCACCGAGCACATCCTCCTGGGCCTGATCCACGAGGGTGAGGGTGTCGCCGCTAAGGCCCTGGAGAGCCTCGGGATTTCGCTCGAGGCGGTCCGTCAGCAGGTGGAGGAGATCATCGGCCAGGGGCAGCAGGCCCCGTCCGGTCACATCCCCTTCACGCCCCGGGCGAAGAAGGTGCTGGAGCTGTCGCTCCGCGAGGCCCTTCAGCTCGGCCACAACTACATCGGCACCGAGCACATCCTGCTCGGCCTGATCCGCGAGGGCGAGGGCGTCGCCGCCCAGGTCCTGGTGAAGCTGGGCGCCGATCTCAACCGGGTCAGGCAGCAGGTCATCCAGCTGCTCTCCGGATACTCCACCGGCAAGGAGTCGGCCACGGCCGGCGGGCCGGCCGAGGGCACCCCCTCGACCTCGCTCGTCCTGGACCAGTTCGGCCGCAACCTCACCCAGGCCGCTCGTGAGACCAAGCTCGACCCGGTGATCGGGCGCGAGAAGGAGATCGAGCGGGTCATGCAGGTGCTCTCCCGCCGCACCAAGAACAACCCGGTGCTGATCGGCGAGCCCGGCGTCGGCAAGACCGCCGTCGTGGAGGGCCTGGCCCAGGCGATCGTCAAGGGCGAGGTGCCCGAGACGCTCAAGGACAAGCAGCTGTACACGCTGGACCTGGGCGCCCTGGTCGCCGGCTCCCGTTACCGCGGTGACTTCGAAGAGCGCCTGAAGAAGGTGCTCAAGGAGATCCGTACCCGCGGCGACATCATCCTGTTCATCGACGAGCTGCACACCCTGGTCGGCGCCGGCGCCGCCGAGGGCGCGATCGACGCGGCCTCGATCCTCAAGCCGATGCTGGCCCGCGGTGAGCTGCAGACCATCGGTGCCACCACCCTCGACGAGTACCGCAAGTACCTGGAGAAGGACGCGGCCCTGGAGCGCCGCTTCCAGCCCATCCAGGTCGCGGAGCCGTCGCTGCCGCACACCATCGAGATCCTCAAGGGCCTGCGGGACCGTTACGAGGCGCACCACCGCGTGTCCATCACCGATGAGGCCCTGGTGCAGGCGGCCACGCTGGCCGACCGCTACATCTCGGACCGCTTCCTGCCGGACAAGGCGATCGACCTGATCGACGAGGCCGGCTCCCGGATGCGGATCCGCCGGATGACCGCGCCGCCGGACCTGCGCGAGTTCGACGAGAAGATCGCCGAAGTGCGGCGCGAGAAGGAGTCCGCGATCGACTCGCAGGACTTCGAGAAGGCCGCCTCGCTGCGGGACAACGAGAAGCAGCTGCTCGCCGCGAAGACCAAGCGGGAGAAGGAGTGGAAGGCCGGCGACATGGACGTCGTCGCCGAGGTCGACGGCGAGCTGATCGCCGAGGTCCTCGCCACCGCCACCGGCATCCCGGTCTTCAAGCTCACCGAGGAGGAGTCCTCCCGGCTGCTGCGCATGGAGGACGAGCTCCACAAGCGCGTCATCGGCCAGCGGGACGCCGTCAAGGCGCTCTCCAAGGCCATCCGGCGGACCCGTGCGGGTCTGAAGGACCCGAAGCGTCCCGGTGGCTCGTTCATCTTCGCCGGCCCGTCCGGCGTGGGTAAGACCGAGCTCTCCAAGGCGCTCGCCGAGTTCCTCTTCGGCGACGAGGACGCGCTGATCTCCCTCGACATGTCGGAGTTCAGCGAGAAGCACACCGTCTCGCGGCTCTTCGGCTCCCCGCCCGGCTACGTCGGGTACGAGGAGGGCGGCCAGCTCACCGAGAAGGTGCGCCGCAAGCCGTTCTCCGTGGTCCTCTTCGACGAGGTCGAGAAGGCCCACCCGGACATCTTCAACAGCCTGTTGCAGATCCTGGAGGACGGTCGCCTGACCGACTCCCAGGGCCGGGTCGTGGACTTCAAGAACACGGTGATCATCATGACCACCAACCTCGGCACCAGGGACATCTCGAAGGGCTTCAACCTGGGCTTCGCCGCCCAGGGCGACACGAAGTCCAACTACGAGCGGATGAAGGCGAAGGTCAGCGACGAGCTGAAGCAGCACTTCCGCCCGGAGTTCCTGAACCGCGTCGACGACGTGATCGTCTTCCCGCAGCTCACCCAGGACGACATCCTGCAGATCGTCGACCTGATGATCGGCCGGGTGGACGAGCGGCTGCGTGACCGCGACATGGGCATCGAGCTCAGCACGGAGGCGAAGGTCCTGCTCTCCCAGCGGGGCTACGACCCGGTGCTCGGCGCGCGTCCGCTGCGGCGCACGATCCAGCGGGAGATCGAGGACTCGCTGTCGGAGAAGATCCTCTTCGGCGAGCTGCGTCCCGGCCACATCGTCGTCGTGGACGTCGAGGGCGAGGGCGAGGCCGCGAAGTTCACCTTCCGCGGCGAGGAGAAGGTCACCGTGGCGGACACGCCCCCGGTCGAGACGGCCGGCGGCCCGCCGAACCTCTCCAAGGAGGCGTGA
- a CDS encoding type III pantothenate kinase, with the protein MLLTIDVGNTHTVLGLFDGEEIVEHWRISTDPRRTADELAVLLQGLMGMHPLLGDLGDGIDGIAICSTVPSVLHELREVTRRYYGDVPAILVEPGVKTGVPILVDHPKEVGSDRIINSLAAVHLYGGPCIVVDFGTATTFDAVSARGEYVGGAIAPGIEISVDALGVRGAQLRKIELARPRSVIGKNTIEAMQSGILYGFAGQADGIAERMARELADDPDDVTVIATGGLAPLVLGEASLIDEHEPWLTLIGLRLVYERNVSVT; encoded by the coding sequence ATGCTGCTCACCATCGACGTCGGCAACACGCACACGGTCCTCGGACTGTTCGACGGCGAGGAGATCGTCGAGCACTGGCGGATCTCCACCGACCCGCGCCGTACGGCGGACGAGCTGGCGGTGCTGCTCCAGGGCCTGATGGGGATGCACCCGCTGCTCGGGGACCTGGGCGACGGCATCGACGGGATCGCGATCTGCTCCACCGTGCCGTCGGTGCTGCACGAGCTGCGGGAGGTGACCCGGCGGTATTACGGCGATGTGCCGGCGATCCTGGTGGAGCCGGGGGTCAAGACGGGGGTGCCGATCCTGGTCGACCACCCCAAGGAGGTCGGTTCCGACCGGATCATCAACTCCCTTGCGGCGGTGCACCTTTACGGGGGGCCGTGCATCGTCGTCGACTTCGGCACGGCGACCACCTTCGACGCGGTGTCGGCGCGTGGGGAGTACGTGGGCGGGGCGATCGCGCCCGGCATCGAGATCTCGGTGGACGCGCTCGGGGTGCGGGGTGCGCAGCTGCGGAAGATCGAGCTGGCCAGGCCGCGCAGCGTCATCGGCAAGAACACGATCGAGGCGATGCAGTCGGGCATCCTCTACGGTTTCGCCGGTCAGGCGGACGGCATCGCCGAGCGGATGGCCCGCGAGCTGGCCGACGACCCCGACGACGTCACGGTCATCGCCACCGGCGGCCTGGCCCCCCTGGTCCTCGGCGAGGCGTCCCTGATCGACGAGCACGAGCCCTGGCTGACCCTGATCGGCCTCCGCCTCGTCTACGAACGCAACGTCTCCGTCACCTGA
- a CDS encoding Rossmann-like and DUF2520 domain-containing protein → MTGGVVVVEEKPARLAVGVIGAGRVGAALGAALGLAGHRVVAATGVSNASRRRAEELLPGVPLTEPPDVMARSDLVLLTVPDDALPDLVRGLAETGAVRPGQLIVHSSGRYGTAVLDPALRAGGLPLALHPAMTFTGTAVDVQRLAGCSFGVTAPGELRMAAEALVIEMGGEPEWIEESARPLYHAALAIGANHLVTLVAQSMDLLKAAGVTEPGRMLGPLLGAALDNALRSGDAALTGPVARGDAGTVSAHLAELRAHAPETVASYVAMARATADLALANGMLKAEYAEALLGALADEGTR, encoded by the coding sequence GTGACGGGAGGCGTCGTGGTCGTGGAGGAGAAGCCGGCGAGGCTGGCGGTCGGGGTGATCGGTGCCGGGCGGGTGGGCGCCGCGCTCGGCGCCGCGCTCGGCCTGGCCGGGCACCGCGTGGTCGCCGCCACCGGCGTGTCGAACGCGTCGCGGCGCCGGGCCGAGGAACTGCTGCCCGGCGTCCCGCTGACCGAGCCCCCCGACGTGATGGCCCGCAGCGACCTCGTCCTGCTGACCGTCCCCGACGACGCCCTGCCCGACCTGGTCCGCGGCCTCGCCGAAACCGGCGCCGTCCGCCCCGGCCAGCTCATCGTTCACTCCTCCGGCCGCTACGGCACCGCCGTCCTCGACCCCGCGCTGCGGGCCGGCGGCCTCCCGCTCGCCCTGCACCCGGCGATGACCTTCACCGGCACCGCCGTGGACGTCCAGCGCCTGGCCGGCTGCTCCTTCGGCGTCACCGCCCCCGGCGAACTGCGGATGGCCGCCGAGGCGCTGGTCATCGAGATGGGCGGCGAGCCCGAGTGGATCGAGGAGAGCGCCCGCCCGCTCTACCACGCGGCCCTGGCGATCGGCGCGAACCACCTGGTCACCCTGGTGGCCCAGTCGATGGACCTGCTGAAGGCGGCCGGCGTCACCGAGCCCGGCCGGATGCTCGGCCCGCTGCTCGGCGCCGCCCTGGACAACGCGCTGCGCTCCGGCGACGCCGCCCTGACCGGACCGGTCGCCCGCGGGGACGCCGGCACGGTCAGCGCCCACCTGGCGGAACTCAGGGCGCACGCCCCCGAGACCGTCGCCTCCTACGTGGCGATGGCCCGCGCCACCGCGGACCTCGCACTGGCCAACGGCATGCTGAAAGCGGAGTACGCGGAGGCGCTGCTGGGCGCCCTCGCCGACGAGGGGACCCGATGA
- a CDS encoding amino-acid N-acetyltransferase: MPLKSNEVTIRRARTGDVTALRGLLDSYVRDGILLDKATVTLYEDIQEFWVAERDEDASVVACGALHVMWEDLAEVRTLAVAPSLRGEGVGHQLLGKLLHTARWLGVRRIFCLTFEVDFFAKHGFVEIGETPVDGDVFGELLRSNDEGVAEFLDLERVKPNTLGNSRMLLQL; this comes from the coding sequence ATGCCGTTGAAGTCGAATGAGGTCACCATCCGCCGTGCGCGCACCGGCGATGTCACCGCCCTACGGGGGCTGCTGGACTCCTATGTCCGCGACGGCATCCTGCTGGACAAGGCGACGGTGACCCTTTATGAGGACATCCAGGAGTTCTGGGTGGCGGAACGCGACGAGGACGCCAGTGTGGTGGCGTGCGGCGCGCTCCATGTGATGTGGGAGGACCTGGCCGAGGTCAGGACACTCGCGGTTGCCCCGTCGTTGCGTGGCGAGGGCGTCGGGCACCAGTTGCTGGGGAAGTTGCTGCACACCGCGCGCTGGCTCGGAGTCCGGCGCATTTTCTGCCTCACCTTCGAAGTGGACTTCTTCGCCAAGCACGGCTTCGTGGAGATCGGTGAGACCCCGGTGGACGGCGATGTGTTCGGGGAGCTGCTGCGTTCCAATGACGAGGGCGTCGCCGAGTTCCTGGACCTGGAGCGAGTGAAACCGAACACCTTGGGTAACAGCCGCATGCTGCTGCAACTCTGA
- a CDS encoding L-aspartate oxidase, protein MTSSTNESTGIRLHAAAPGWAIDADVVVVGSGVAGLTVALRCAAAGAKVTVVTKAHLDDGSTRWAQGGIAAALGDGDSPEQHLADTLVAGAGLCDEDAVRALVTEGPDAVRRLIATGAHFDTGDDGGVLLTREGGHHRRRIIHAGGDATGAEVSRTLIDAVREAHTAPDGARTIELVENALVLDLLTDAEGRTAGVTLHVMGAGQRDGVGAVRARAVVLATGGMGQVFSATTNPAVSTGDGVALALRAGAEVSDLEFVQFHPTVLWLGADAEGQQPLVSEAVRGEGAYLVDADGVRFMVGQHELAELAPRDIVAKGITRRMRETGAEHMFLDARHFGARMWEQRFPTILAACRAHGIDPVTQPIPVAPAAHYASGGVVTDLRGRTTVPGLYACGEVACTGVHGANRLASNSLLEGLVFAERIAADVLADRTAPGEPQIPAPADSPLMASETRYELQRIMTAGAGVLRSAESLATAAGALERLNTAAVEAYDRDGKTAEPCVETWEATNLSLVARVLVAAARRREETRGCHWREDRPDRDDERWRRHLVVRLTPHRTLSVRTTDGPGFGDDGAAAPKTKEFQ, encoded by the coding sequence ATGACCAGTTCCACGAACGAGAGCACCGGCATACGTCTGCATGCCGCCGCGCCCGGCTGGGCCATCGACGCCGATGTGGTGGTGGTCGGGTCCGGCGTGGCCGGCCTGACCGTGGCGCTGCGCTGCGCCGCGGCCGGCGCGAAGGTCACGGTGGTCACCAAGGCCCACCTGGACGACGGTTCGACCCGCTGGGCACAGGGCGGGATCGCCGCGGCGCTCGGCGACGGCGACTCCCCGGAGCAGCACCTGGCCGACACCCTGGTGGCCGGCGCGGGGCTGTGCGACGAGGACGCGGTGCGCGCGCTGGTCACCGAGGGCCCGGACGCGGTCCGCCGGCTGATCGCGACCGGCGCGCACTTCGACACCGGCGACGACGGAGGCGTCCTGCTCACCCGGGAGGGTGGCCACCACCGGCGCCGGATCATCCATGCGGGCGGTGACGCGACCGGCGCGGAGGTCTCCAGGACGCTGATCGACGCGGTGCGCGAGGCGCACACCGCCCCGGACGGCGCCCGCACCATAGAGCTGGTCGAGAACGCCCTGGTGCTCGACCTGCTCACCGACGCCGAGGGCCGTACCGCCGGCGTCACCCTGCACGTGATGGGCGCCGGGCAGCGGGACGGCGTCGGCGCGGTCAGGGCCCGCGCGGTGGTGCTGGCCACCGGCGGCATGGGCCAGGTCTTCTCGGCCACCACCAACCCCGCCGTCTCCACCGGTGACGGCGTGGCGCTGGCGCTGCGCGCCGGGGCCGAGGTCAGCGACCTGGAGTTCGTCCAGTTCCACCCCACCGTGCTCTGGCTGGGCGCGGACGCCGAGGGCCAGCAGCCGCTGGTGTCGGAGGCGGTCCGCGGCGAGGGCGCGTACCTGGTGGACGCCGACGGGGTGCGGTTCATGGTCGGACAGCACGAGCTGGCCGAGCTGGCGCCGCGCGACATCGTCGCCAAGGGCATCACGCGGCGGATGCGGGAGACCGGCGCGGAGCACATGTTCCTTGACGCCCGGCACTTCGGGGCGCGGATGTGGGAGCAGCGGTTCCCGACGATCCTGGCCGCCTGCCGGGCGCACGGCATCGACCCGGTGACGCAGCCCATCCCGGTCGCGCCGGCCGCCCACTACGCCTCCGGTGGCGTCGTCACCGACCTGCGGGGCCGTACCACCGTGCCGGGGCTCTACGCCTGCGGTGAGGTGGCCTGCACCGGCGTGCACGGCGCGAACCGGCTCGCGTCGAACTCCCTGCTGGAGGGGCTGGTCTTCGCCGAGCGGATCGCCGCCGACGTACTGGCGGACCGCACCGCGCCGGGGGAGCCGCAGATCCCGGCCCCCGCGGACAGCCCGCTGATGGCCTCCGAGACGCGGTACGAGCTGCAGCGCATCATGACCGCGGGCGCGGGGGTGCTGCGCAGCGCGGAGAGCCTGGCGACCGCGGCCGGGGCGCTGGAGCGGCTGAACACCGCGGCGGTGGAGGCGTACGACCGGGACGGCAAGACCGCCGAGCCGTGCGTGGAGACCTGGGAGGCCACCAATCTGAGCCTGGTCGCCCGGGTGCTGGTGGCCGCCGCCCGGCGCCGCGAGGAGACCCGCGGCTGCCACTGGCGGGAGGACCGGCCGGACCGGGACGACGAGCGGTGGCGCCGTCACCTGGTGGTACGGCTGACCCCGCACCGCACCCTTTCCGTCCGTACCACGGACGGCCCCGGATTCGGGGATGATGGGGCCGCCGCCCCGAAGACGAAGGAGTTTCAGTGA
- the nadC gene encoding carboxylating nicotinate-nucleotide diphosphorylase, whose translation MTTPDRPGPVSLPLPQFGPPVAAAGGGGCGDGCGCSDDHAGFDADPLECGLDPDLAQLLADAGLDPIQVEDIAHLAIEEDLDQGVDVTTVATVPEDARAVGDFTAREAGVVAGLHIAEAVLSVVCTDAFEVERHVEDGDRVAAGQKLLTVTSRTRDLLTAERSALNLLCRLSGIATATRAWADALEGTGTKVRDTRKTTPGLRALEKYAVRCGGGVNHRMSLSDAALVKDNHVVAAGGVANAFKLVRQEFPGVPIEVEVDTLDQVREVLEAGADLILLDNFTPEQTREAVVLVGDQAFLESSGRLTLENARAYAGTGVHYLAVGALTHSSRILDIGLDLRAEA comes from the coding sequence GTGACCACCCCCGACCGTCCCGGTCCCGTGTCCCTCCCCCTGCCGCAGTTCGGGCCGCCCGTGGCGGCCGCCGGCGGCGGTGGCTGCGGTGACGGCTGCGGCTGCTCAGACGACCACGCCGGCTTCGACGCCGATCCGCTGGAGTGCGGGCTCGACCCGGACCTGGCGCAGCTGCTCGCCGACGCCGGGCTCGACCCAATCCAGGTCGAGGACATCGCGCACCTGGCCATCGAGGAGGACCTCGACCAGGGCGTGGACGTGACCACGGTCGCCACCGTGCCCGAGGACGCCCGCGCGGTCGGTGACTTCACCGCCCGCGAGGCCGGCGTGGTCGCGGGGCTGCACATCGCCGAGGCGGTGCTGTCGGTGGTGTGCACCGACGCGTTCGAGGTCGAGCGGCACGTCGAGGACGGCGACCGGGTCGCCGCCGGGCAGAAGCTGCTCACCGTCACCAGCCGGACCCGCGATCTGCTGACCGCCGAACGCAGCGCGCTGAATCTGCTCTGCCGGCTGTCCGGTATCGCCACCGCCACCCGGGCCTGGGCCGACGCACTGGAGGGCACCGGGACGAAGGTCCGCGACACCCGGAAGACCACCCCGGGCCTGCGGGCGCTGGAGAAGTACGCGGTCCGCTGCGGCGGCGGCGTCAACCACCGGATGTCGCTGTCCGACGCGGCGCTGGTCAAGGACAACCACGTGGTGGCGGCCGGCGGTGTGGCGAACGCGTTCAAGCTGGTCAGGCAGGAGTTCCCCGGCGTGCCGATCGAGGTCGAGGTGGACACCCTCGACCAGGTGCGGGAGGTGCTGGAGGCCGGGGCGGACCTGATCCTGCTGGACAACTTCACCCCGGAGCAGACCCGGGAGGCGGTGGTCCTGGTGGGCGACCAGGCGTTCCTGGAGTCCTCCGGGCGGCTCACCCTGGAAAACGCGCGTGCCTACGCCGGCACCGGCGTCCACTATCTGGCGGTCGGCGCGCTCACGCACTCGTCGCGGATCCTCGACATCGGCCTGGACCTGCGAGCGGAAGCGTAG